The Bacillus sp. FJAT-27916 genomic interval TGATGTGGAACAGGGTTAGAATTTATAAAGTATAGAATAAAAGGTTAATTAAAAAGGAGGTATAAATAACTTGGAGTACGGTGAAAATTTTGAGGTGAAAATTGCAACAAATCACGACAGTAGTGTAATTATTAAGATGTTAAAACAGATAGCTCAATGGATGAAAGATAATGATATAAACCAATGGCGGTTTCTATTAGAGGGTGGTGATGATGAAGAGATTGAACAAGCCATATTTAATCAAGAAACATACATTGTTTTAAAAGATAAGGAAATTATGGCCACGTTCACGCTATTATCTGAACCAAGTGAATGGGACAGGCATATTTGGGGAAACGATATTTCTTCGAAATCGCTTTATTTACACAGACTTGCAATACTGCCTGCCTATATGAAGAAAGGTATAGGGCAAAGTATATTGACTTGGATAGAAGACAATGCAAACGATAAAGAGTATCTTAAGTTAGATTGTGTTACTGATAACATTAAATTAAATAACTTTTATAAGTGCAATGACTTTGAATTTATTGGTGTAACCGATGGCCATAGTAAATATCAAAAAAGTATAAAAAAGAATGAGATATTCTTCAAATAAAGAGTCTTTTCTTGAATATAAGAGCTGCGATCAGCTCTTTTTGTTTATGCAGCTAAGGGGGCAGGATAGCTCTATAAGAAGTAACCA includes:
- a CDS encoding GNAT family N-acetyltransferase, with amino-acid sequence MEYGENFEVKIATNHDSSVIIKMLKQIAQWMKDNDINQWRFLLEGGDDEEIEQAIFNQETYIVLKDKEIMATFTLLSEPSEWDRHIWGNDISSKSLYLHRLAILPAYMKKGIGQSILTWIEDNANDKEYLKLDCVTDNIKLNNFYKCNDFEFIGVTDGHSKYQKSIKKNEIFFK